The Winslowiella toletana region ATTGCCAGCTGCCGCCGACGCCGAGCAGCAGCAACAGACTTTTCAATACCCGGCGACGGCTAATCTCTGACTGCTGGCGCGCATGATTCAGCGTCTGGTAGCTTAAGCTGGCTGGCATAGCGTGCAGTTTTCCCTGCAATGCCTCTACCCGCTGCCATGCCCAGCGATGATCTTCATGCTGCTGATACCAGTGCTGCCATTTCTGGCTTTGCTGCGCTGAAACCTCTCCGGCGCACAGCGTGGCAAACCATTGCGCCGCCATTTTCAGCGCCAGCCGTTGATGCTCGCTAATTGAAGACGTCATGGCTTTCAGGGATGCTCCAGGCTGAACAGCAGGCAGTGTTCGGTCGCCTTCGCCATGTATTTCTTCACCGAGCTGACGGAAACCTGCAACCGCACGGCAATCACCGGATAGGTCAGCCCTTCCAGTTGCGACAGCAAAAATGCCTGACGCACCTTGGTTCCCAGCCCGTCGAGCATCGCATCGATTTGTTGCAGAGTTTCCAGCAGGCACTGGCGCTGTTCCGGTGACGGTACATGCTCTTCCGGCAGCTGCGCCAGCATATCAATCCAGGCTCGCTCCAGCGCATTGCGGCGAAAGAAATCCACCATCACCCTGCGGGCAACGGTACAGAGAAAGGGTTTCGGCTCGCGGATTTGCTGTACGCTGTCACCAGCAAGAATGCGCATAAAGGTATCCTGCGCCAAATCATCGGCATCAAAACCTGAACCCAATTTGAACTCAAGCCAGTTTTTCAGCCAGCGATGATGCGAGCTGTATAAGCTCTCAAAAGCA contains the following coding sequences:
- the fecI gene encoding ferric citrate uptake sigma factor FecI, with the protein product MSTLAAASSSRAFESLYSSHHRWLKNWLEFKLGSGFDADDLAQDTFMRILAGDSVQQIREPKPFLCTVARRVMVDFFRRNALERAWIDMLAQLPEEHVPSPEQRQCLLETLQQIDAMLDGLGTKVRQAFLLSQLEGLTYPVIAVRLQVSVSSVKKYMAKATEHCLLFSLEHP